The nucleotide window GGAAAGCGGCATCGCAACAGCGGCGTTGCCCAGCCCGCCATCAACTGCTGACCCCGCGTCGGTGATGGATTGCTCGTCCCTGTCGCCGCCCGAATTCCCTGACAGCTATCTCCTCCCTATGAGCGACTTGAAGGTCCTCAAAGCGCTTCTCCGGGTGGCTACTCGTTTAGGGTCTCGTTCTGTCATGTGGGACCCCGCAGCGACCTCGCCGTTCAATTTGGGCGTGGGGACGCCggccgagctgctgcccGAAACGTGGAGGCCAACGACATCACAGGTCCTCGTGCCCCATCACCCAATCATGGACTTTCTGCCGTGGCCAGATGTGCGCGATAGGATCATCAACCTCTTCAGTCTGCCCGACGAGGCAAGACCGCCCGCGGCACGGGGCCAACTCGGACTGGTCAACTTTGCGTACGACCTGGAAGACTCTGGGGAAGGAGCGCGTATCTGGGGCGCCGACCCATACGATGAGTCGAGCTGGGAAGTCGGTCAGGTCCTTTTCGAGAGGTGGTGGTTTGTGTTCGACAGGAAGGTCATTGAACAGAGCAACAAGTGGCGGCGGTTAAGGGGCGCCGCTGCATTACAGATGCGGCCAGGCAGTGTAGTCGATCTGTCCGAGACCGCCAATTGAGCCGTCCTGATGTCTCAAGCCGGAAGCCTGTACGAAGGGGCGACTATTGCCAATGTCCTTCACAGACAGTCGAGGGTCATTCTGGACTATCTGGTCTACATGGTTGGTGGTAATCAGCCACACAGTTTGTCACGCACTGGCCCGGCGTGCTCATACAGACTATGGCCAAGGCCAGACGGACATTTGTTTTCACCGCAACAAGCAGAGACTCCAGAAAGAGCAGCTGTAGCCGGGCAGAGAGGCTAGAGGCACGACATGCAGCACGCGAGCGGACGAGCTAGTGCACGAAGTCGCGGGTGAGAGACGCTTGACTGGAGCTCATTGGCCTCGTGGAGGTGTCTTTgcgggagcaggtcgacTGACCGAATGCAACTCGACACCTGTATTCCGGGCGTGTCTCAGAGCAAAAGAGGAGGCACTGTAGCTTTCCGCTCAACTCAAGGTTGGCACTGCGCAGCAAACTTGATGCAAGTACTCCGGAGCTTGCgccgttgtcgccgtcgggTTTGGTTGCGGATGCACGGAGAGTAATTGGCCATTGTGCAACGGGCCCTGAGATGGACAATGTATCAAAACTATCCGATGGCCAACTTTGTTCGTCGGGACATGACACAGAACAGAATCCCATAATGTCTGGAACAGCCTTTGTGACGCAGGGTTGAGCATCATACTACAGGCGAGCGTCATTTATTGAAAGGGTTCCAGGGATCGGTTGCCCAACAACCTTTGCGGCAACATCATATGGTTTTGGCCTTGAGTAAAACAAAACGTACTTGTACGGAGAGAATGGCGTTTGACACCCGGCCGTTTCCTGCTCGCTATTGGGAAACGCTTTCCGGTCCAGGCCACGGAAGGGAGCGGCTGCGACGGGGTGCAGCCGTTTCCCAATGCAGAGATTGGCCAATGAGAAGGGGAGATGGCCCCATCTGTGTGTAATTCATAGTAGAAACTAAAACAGGAGCAAGAGGCGCGGTATctggagaagatggagacgGTTGGAGCAAAATGGAGGAATTGGCCGTAGTGGGTTCAAACGCGCAGgaccgccgacgacggaccCGAGGCGGGAAGGGGAGGCCCTGGTTGGAATAGAGTTCCACGGTGCGAAAGCGGCCGGCTTGGTTGGCGCATGCACTACTCAAGGGCACGCACGAGAGAatgtgtgggtgggtgggaagGAGCCGAGGGAGGGTGTACTGTCCGTGGGTAGATAGGGAGGTagtgtactctgtacagagtacctgACATAGGTCCGCCCGGTCTGGCGGTGAAGGATGAGGCGGATAGCAAAGTATCAAGCCATCTATCTACCCGCCGCTCGCCCGGGCATAAGATTTTGTAAGTGTAGAGAGATGTAGGAGCATAGTGTCAGCAAGCTTGGGCACACGAAGAACATGTGAAAGGAATATGCTTTACCAACTTGTTCTTTTCGCCATGCTATGATTGCTTAGGTAGGCTTGGAAACGACATGCGCCGGCGTCAATGAGGGGAAATGGCAAAATCGAAACAGATAGTATGAACGGAGACATTTTTTTGCCAGCTTTTTCTGCCGCACCCCGCAGCTGCTCGGTGCAGGGACGTTCTCCTCTCATTGGAGAGCGCGTTTAATCCAACGGAGTGGGGGCTCCCTCTGTACCCCTGTTTGCGTGCACCCAACGCAGATGGAGGGGCAGTCACCAATCATGGCTGCCGCCATCGCAGGCTCCTTGTTCGGAGCTCTAGAAACGTGGGTTGGGGTCGTTCTActtgggtaggtaggtagtgcTATACTTTCAGAGTACTGCCCACGCAACTGTTCCTCACGTAAACATCCGCCTACCTGGGAAGAAATGGCATGTACCTACTTGTATACCAGCACCCAACTGCCACCTTGCAGTACGTACCATCCTTCCCTTgacctcctcccctcctcccaccaaccgcctctccctcgctcTTCCTCTCGGTCATTGTTGCAAAATTTCCAactttcttcctccttcacACCTATGCTCCTGTTTCCTTGAAGTGatctttttattttattttgGGAAATCGGGAAATCGGATACACCGCAGATCCGGGGATGTGCTAGGAGCGAATTGAATCGCACACAACAACCAAGAGATTGACTAGTGAGTTTGTTCCCCTTGCTTCGGCGTGTTTCGCTCGTCGCTTTATTCAACGGCGCCCTCTTTCAACCCTCCGACATTCCACTCCGACCTCACCGGCATTCCGCCCCGCTACTTTCAACCTCCCTCTGCTTCTCCCTAAGTACCTGTGTAGCCTCCTATACAGCATCTGCACGCCACATTTAAACATTCTCATATTTCCTTGAgtctctttctcctcttcaACCCGATCCTTCGCTCTCCCAGTCCCGTTGGTCAATTGAGTCTAACAGCTTCGCCTCCAgccctcgacgagcccaCGGAGCCCCCCGGTGGCCATTCTTCACTTACTCTTCTTCTTGAAACGCCTCGAACCTCGTCAACTCCACAACAGCCAACATGCATATTAAGTCCATGCTCGACGAGACCCGGAGGACGGGCGagccctccttctccttcgaGTATTTCCCGCCCAAGACCGCCCAGGGTGTCCAGAATCTCTACGACCGTATGGAGCGCATGTACCATTTCGGACCCAAGTTCATCGACATCACAtggggtgccggcggccgtATCGCTGAGCTGACCTGCGAGATGGTCCTCCAGGCCCAATCCATCTACGGCCTCGAGACTTGCATGCACCTGACTTGCACAGACATGGGCCTGGAGAAGGTCAATGACGCCCTCCGCAAGGCCTACAAGGCCGGCTGCACCAACATTTTGGCCTTGCGTGGAGACCCCCCGAGAGAGCAGGAGAAGTGGGAGGCCACTGATGACGGGTTCCGCTATGCAAAAGACTTGGTCAAGCACATTCGTGCCACCTACCACGACCACTTCGATATTGGTGTCGCTGGCTACCCTGAGGGCTGCGACGAcaacaaggacgaggagcagcTGCTGGACCACTTGAAGGAGAAGGTCGACATGGGTGCCAGCTTCATCGTCACGCAGATGTTCTATGACGGCGACAACTTTGTCCGCTGGGTTGGCAAAGTCCGCGAGCGCGGCATCAACGTCCCAATTATCCCAGGTATTATGCCCATTGCCACGTACGCCAGCTTCATCCGCCGCGCCAAGCACATGAACTGCAAGGTCCCCGACGACTGGATGGCTGCTCTCGAGCCCATCAAGAACGACGATGTTGCCGTCAGAGAAGTCGGAAAGGGCCTTGTTGCCGACATGTGCCGCAAGATTGTTGCCGCCGGCATTCACCATTTGCACTTCTACACCATGAACCTCGCCCAGGCCACAAGAAtggtcctcgaggagcttAACTGGATGCCCACAAGCGATCGTCCCGTGAAGCACGCACTGCCCTGGAAGCAGTCGCTTGCTCACGGCCGCAGAGAGGAGGACGTGCGCCCCATCTTCTGGAAGGGCCGCAACAAGTCCTATGTGCTCCGCACTCAGGACTGGGACGAGTTCCCCAACGGTCGCTGGGGTGACTCTCGGTCTCCCGCCTTCGGTGAGCTGGATGCCTACGGCATTGGCCTGACGGGCACCAACGAGCAAAACCGGAAGAAGTGGGGTGAGCCTAGGTCCATCAAGGATGTCGCCAACATCTTCGTCCGTTATCTCGAGACGGAGCTTGATTCACTCCCGTGGAGCGAGGCACCCCTGACCAGTGAAGCGGACCCCATTCGGGAGGAGCTCATCGGCTTGAACAAGCGCGGTCTGCTCACTATCAACTCTCAGCCTGCCGTTGACGGCGTGAAGTCGACTCACCCCGTGCATGGCTGGGGTCCGGCAAACGGTTACGTCTACCAGAAGGCCTACCTCGAGCTCCTGGTTCATCCCGATGTGTACGCCGAGATCGTCTCCCGCGTTGAGAAGAACCCCGATATGACTTATTACGCCACCACTAAGAACGGCAGTTTGAAGTACAACGCAACACACGACAGCCCCAACGCCGTCACCTGGGGTGTCTTCCCCGGCAAGGAGATTGTGCAGCCGACCATTGTCGAAGGTATCAGCTTCATGGCTTGGAAGGACGAGGCCTTCCGTCTCGGTATTGACTGGGCACactgctttgaggctggtaCTCCCAGCAGAGTGCTGATTGAGCGTATCATGAATGAGTGGTACCTCATCAACATTGGTAAGCCCGAATGAATGAGCTCGGTACTGAATGGATTATTCTGACCTTGTCCTTAGTCAACAACGACTTTCACCAAAAGACGGCCCTCTTCGACATGCTCGAAGGACTCGAGGTGAAGGAATACGCCGATATCCCTGCCGAGCCCCAGACCAATGGAGCAGTAGAGACCAACGGCAACTCTGTCTCAGCCACCCCCAACTAACGGCTATTTCTGACTTGTGTTTAACACACACCCCCCTTTTACTATTTTCTAAGTATGCATCATGATCGGCGTTTTCAACAGGGCAAAGGGATGGGCGGGGGTCACTATGTGTTTTTTCAACAAAAAGGCACTGTTTACACGCAACACGGATTCACCCACGGCATTACAAGCGGCCAATGCATCAGTGGAGGTGAACTGAACGAAATCCGACATACCACCCATGtcgaaaaagagaagaggaaagGGAAGGGCTAGCAAAGGAGCAACTGCATATATCTCAACGATACCCCCACAAACGGACCAtgacttttttttccccaacgaaaaaaaagaaggtTTAGGAAAATCACACACCACACAAACGCCAGAGGAGTTCAACACGGGTTTTATTATTTTATAGATGAtttgttttttcttcttccaaCGCTCAGGATTTTCTGCGTTTTTGTAGCGGCACACCCTGTATGCTATAAGATGGGGAGATGACGATTGAGACGCAGAATGGAATGATGACGATCAGGAGGTGGGAGACgaggatgagatgggatgcAGTGGACTggagaggcggcggacggagAGGGAATTGTTGGCTACGAGCCTTATCTAGTCTCGTTTCAAAGCCGAATCAACTTGGGCTTCACTATTCCCCCACGGCTTATACATctacatacctacctaggtattcTTTGGAACTGGTTTCCATGACTTGTGATCCACCTAGCTAGTGGCTATCTTCCGCTGGTGGTGTGAGGCTATGTTTTGTCTTGATCGTCGGTCAGAAAACAATGCACGCCCGGCGTTTTCGGCgcaggaagagggaaggtCTTTGGGAGTCTCCTAGTTCATTTCCATGTATCGGTCTCTACCTCTATCGGAAATATCTGGTCGATGGCAGGTGTGCGGCCGCAATTCATCGAATTCCTCTCCTCAAATACCACCATCGCTTGGAGTAAATCAGCAAAGTCGTTCATGTCCGAGGCCTTCCAACCTATGTCTCGCAAGATGGAGCTTCTGACCTATGATCTTCAAGCTTCTCAAATGGCAGTACCATGGTCTGCAATGGCATGCTCGCCCCCCTGGGCCTCACAGTCGCACCCAAACTCCTTCCTGAAGGTCTCCACCGCCAAATCACCCAACTGTTCGatcgccgccttcgcggcCGCGATCTTAGCATATCTTCCActagccgccgccgcgtgAAAGTAGATTTGCCCGTGCAGTATGACGCCGCAGAGAATCTGGGAACTGGTGATGGCCGCGGCCCCGAACTCTTCGACGGTTGGCGCGACTTCGCTAACCATCAGGCGCCACTCCTGACATCCAAAGCCGTCTTGCAAGATGTGGGCGAGGTTCGTGACCGGGTGACGGCTGGCGAAAGAATCGTATAGCGCCATGTCCGTGAAGAAAGGCCGGATGTGCGTGTCGAAAAATACGCGGACGTGGTTGTAGTCGTAGCCTGAGTcgatgaagatggcgccAATGTAggcttcgacgacgtcggaAAGATACTTGGGCGCGTGCTGGACATTGATCCAGTAAGCTTGCGTGAATGTCCCGTCGGCTTCCCCGTCTTTCTTGGCGCTCTCAAGTGAGACGACAAAGTCATGAGTCTGATTCAGCAGCGACGCGTGACCGGATAGGACGTGCTTGTGAAGGCCAAGCTTGACGCAAAGACTTGCCAGGAATTGATTGCTGACCATGGCTGTCTTGTGCTCCGTGAGCCACTGAGGATCAGCATCCGGGAACTTGTGGAAGAGAAAGTCCACGCAGACCATGTCAAGCAGGGCGTCACCAAGGAACTCCAGACGCTGGTAGTCGGGCAGATTCTCGTATGCCCGGGGATACGACGGATGTTTAAAGGCACTCCGGAGGAGCGCAGGAGACTTGAACTCGTACCCCAACTTGTCCTTAATCTGACGCGCCAATTCCTTCTGCATGGGAGTCGGATCTGCGAATTGCCACGCGGGAGGGGTGTAGGCGGCGTAGTAATCTCCCCACGACGTCATGAGGTGATTCTTGCTCTTGACCACAGCAGTGACGGCCCTTATCGCCATGTCGAAGTCACTGCTATCTGCGTACGTCAAGTATGCAGCGCCGATGAGAGCCTCACAGACGTCGGCGACAGATTTGTCCGCCAGAGCGTGCCTAAGGTTCACTGAACCCTCTTTGCCTCGGATGAGGCGCAGTCCTGACGGATACCA belongs to Colletotrichum higginsianum IMI 349063 chromosome 5, whole genome shotgun sequence and includes:
- a CDS encoding Methylenetetrahydrofolate reductase, whose product is MHIKSMLDETRRTGEPSFSFEYFPPKTAQGVQNLYDRMERMYHFGPKFIDITWGAGGRIAELTCEMVLQAQSIYGLETCMHLTCTDMGLEKVNDALRKAYKAGCTNILALRGDPPREQEKWEATDDGFRYAKDLVKHIRATYHDHFDIGVAGYPEGCDDNKDEEQLLDHLKEKVDMGASFIVTQMFYDGDNFVRWVGKVRERGINVPIIPGIMPIATYASFIRRAKHMNCKVPDDWMAALEPIKNDDVAVREVGKGLVADMCRKIVAAGIHHLHFYTMNLAQATRMVLEELNWMPTSDRPVKHALPWKQSLAHGRREEDVRPIFWKGRNKSYVLRTQDWDEFPNGRWGDSRSPAFGELDAYGIGLTGTNEQNRKKWGEPRSIKDVANIFVRYLETELDSLPWSEAPLTSEADPIREELIGLNKRGLLTINSQPAVDGVKSTHPVHGWGPANGYVYQKAYLELLVHPDVYAEIVSRVEKNPDMTYYATTKNGSLKYNATHDSPNAVTWGVFPGKEIVQPTIVEGISFMAWKDEAFRLGIDWAHCFEAGTPSRVLIERIMNEWYLINIVNNDFHQKTALFDMLEGLEVKEYADIPAEPQTNGAVETNGNSVSATPN